One stretch of Prunus persica cultivar Lovell chromosome G1, Prunus_persica_NCBIv2, whole genome shotgun sequence DNA includes these proteins:
- the LOC18788726 gene encoding putative pentatricopeptide repeat-containing protein At1g77010, mitochondrial, with product MSMDVHSLFRILHSCNTHHSIYLGKQLHLICLKKGIINSAVAFGNRLLQMYVKCGRMTDALKLFDDMPQRNCFSWNTLIEGYTKSGDLEKSLQLFEEMPRKDDFTWNLIVSGFAKVGKLEIAHSLFDDMPRRNWVVWNSMIHGYSKKGCPRDALRLFQDLSSDGLTLSHEYKFVLATVIGACGDLFALGCGKQVHARIFIDEVEFDSVLASSLINLYGKCGDLDSASHVFNMMKEPDDYSLSALISGYGNSGRMDDARRIFDTKSNPDVALWNSLISGYVNSNENIGALVLFSEMLKNGVQGNSFTLASVLTAISISGILKQAEQMHTHACKVGLIGNVIVASAILDAYSKRGSPNNACRLFSELKAFDTILLNSMITVYSNCGRVEDAKQIFKAMPSKSLISWNSMIVGLSQNGCPIEALDLFRQMNKLDLMMDKFSLASVLSSCATTSSLEYGEQVFARTTKIGLDCNEIVCNSLVDLYCKCGFVKNGRELFDRMAKSNEVAWNSMLIGYATNGHGIEALALFNEMRLAGVEPNEITFTGVLSACDHCGLVEDGRKWFSKMKQDYHINPGIEHYACMIDLLSRAGFLEEAVNLVEVMPFKADASILSSVLRGCVAHEHKDLGKKMAERIIELDSGNSGAYVQLSNIFANVKEWEGSAQVRQVMRDNRVEKNPGFSWSDC from the coding sequence atgagcaTGGACGTGCATTCTTTGTTTCGCATACTGCATTCATGCAACACCCACCATTCAATATACTTAGGAAAACAGCTCCACCTTATTTGTCTCAAAAAGGGTATCATAAATTCTGCTGTTGCATTCGGAAACCGTCTTCTACAAATGTATGTGAAATGCGGTAGGATGACCGATGCACTGAAGTTGTTTGATGATATGCCCCAAAGAAACTGTTTCTCGTGGAACACACTGATTGAAGGTTATACAAAATCTGGGGACCTAGAAAAATCTTTACAGTTGTTTGAGGAGATGCCCCGTAAGGATGATTTTACGTGGAATTTGATTGTTTCTGGGTTTGCAAAAGTGGGTAAGCTGGAAATTGCTCATAGTTTGTTTGATGACATGCCTAGGAGAAATTGGGTTGTCTGGAATTCTATGATTCATGGTTATTCCAAGAAGGGATGCCCTAGAGATGCTTTAAGGCTTTTCCAGGATTTGAGTTCGGACGGGTTGACATTGTCACATGAATATAAGTTTGTGTTGGCTACTGTTATTGGAGCTTGTGGTGATTTGTTTGCGCTTGGTTGTGGTAAGCAAGTCCATGCACGCATTTTTATTGATGAAGTGGAATTTGACTCTGTTTTGGCTAGTtctttgattaatttgtaCGGGAAGTGTGGGGATTTAGATAGTGCAAGCCACGTTTTCAATATGATGAAGGAACCAGATGATTACTCTCTCTCAGCCCTGATTTCAGGTTATGGAAACTCTGGTAGAATGGACGATGCAAGAAGAATTTTCGATACGAAAAGTAATCCAGATGTTGCATTATGGAATTCATTGATTTCTGGATATGTTAACAGTAATGAAAACATTGGAGCATTAGTTCTATTCAGTGAAATGCTGAAGAATGGTGTTCAAGGGAATTCATTTACGCTTGCAAGTGTTTTGACTGCCATTAGTATCTCAGGCATCCTTAAACAGGCTGAACAAATGCACACACATGCTTGCAAAGTTGGGCTGATTGGTAATGTTATTGTTGCTAGTGCTATTCTTGATGCATACTCCAAGCGTGGAAGTCCTAACAACGCTTGCAGATTGTTTAGTGAGCTCAAAGCCTTTGACACAATATTGCTTAATTCTATGATCACTGTGTATTCAAATTGCGGCAGAGTTGAAGACGCGAAACAGATTTTCAAGGCAATGCCAAGTAAAAGCTTGATATCATGGAATTCGATGATCGTGGGCCTTAGTCAAAATGGCTGTCCGATTGAAGCATTAGATCTTTTCAGACAGATGAATAAGCTGGACTTGATGATGGACAAGTTTAGCCTCGCTAGTGTGCTCAGTTCATGTGCTACTACATCGTCGCTTGAATATGGTGAACAGGTCTTTGCTAGAACTACCAAAATCGGGCTTGATTGCAATGAAATTGTTTGTAACTCGCTTGTTGATTTGTATTGCAAGTGTGGTTTTGTTAAAAATGGGCGAGAATTATTTGACAGAATGGCCAAGTCTAACGAAGTCGCTTGGAATTCTATGTTGATTGGTTACGCTACAAATGGTCATGGAATTGAAGCACTAGCTCTTTTCAATGAAATGAGGCTTGCTGGTGTGGAACCCAATGAAATTACTTTCACAGGGGTTTTGTCTGCCTGTGACCATTGTGGGTTGGTTGAAGATGGAAGAAAATGGTTTTCTAAGATGAAACAGGACTATCATATCAATCCAGGCATCGAACACTACGCTTGCATGATTGATCTTTTATCCCGTGCTGGTTTCCTCGAGGAAGCAGTGAATCTAGTTGAAGTGATGCCTTTTAAGGCAGATGCAAGCATATTGTCTTCAGTCTTAAGAGGTTGTGTGGCTCATGAACACAAGGATCTTGGCAAGAAAATGGCAGAGCGAATCATTGAGCTTGATTCTGGGAACTCTGGTGCTTATGTTCAGCTGTCTAACATATTTGCAAACGTAAAAGAGTGGGAAGGATCTGCACAGGTTAGACAAGTGATGAGAGATAATAGAGTAGAAAAAAATCCTGGTTTCAGCTGGTCTGATTGTTGA